One Devosia lacusdianchii genomic window carries:
- a CDS encoding sensor histidine kinase → MSEAASIGVDLGPSKATETAKPQRASFFSGRTNRPLRVLGFIVVFASVLMSSISFLILSGTTNIEPSTTVWTVIWIVTGVLVLLMIALVVTEAALLIQARAQKQAGAGMQIRMVTMFALVAAIPAAIVAVVATIALNQGLDQWFSERTRQMVDSSRLVARSYMQEHAQVLRDDVIWVATELEQAHGTFEEDRDRFQRILTALAVTRSLPFTSLVNAEGETLMRAQIAVQGAYPKLPDGITQGLVEGIPAAISPGRINLVGSVIKLRGYEDTYLFVARPMEAEVLEYMRLTDENITEYREYASNRLVFQITFTIMYVGLAVVLLLAALWIGIALANRFVDPIRNLMIASNRVSSGDLDVQVPVQEGRGDLRDLSNGFNRMTLQLKNQREALLTASEMNEKRRQFTEAVVEGVSAGIIGLDPYGAVTLVNARACEMLDRDEIDLMGEPIEKVMPQLAPTLERARSARRGQVRDQIQLGNETDRRTYQVQLTREGSITESKGYVLTFDDITDLESAQRTSAWADVARRIAHEIKNPLTPIQLSAERLRRRYGARLEDDRDVFDKCINTIVRQVGDIGRMVDEFSAFARMPEAAPEMADLSDTVRQAVFLESVRLPEISIHTDLPADAIYAWFDSRLISQSLTNLIKNAVEAFESIHISEDWKPKILVQGQIEGAHARISVSDNGKGWPKENRQRLLEPYMTTREKGTGLGLAIVAKIIEQHGGIVELVDAEPDETGRVGACVTFTLPLQSPNKTSDTKDSAEPETQSVKQEEPLAQAAVHK, encoded by the coding sequence ATGAGCGAAGCAGCTAGTATCGGCGTAGATCTCGGACCCTCGAAAGCGACCGAAACGGCGAAGCCTCAGCGCGCCTCGTTCTTTTCCGGGCGGACGAATCGGCCACTGCGCGTGCTGGGCTTTATCGTGGTCTTCGCCTCCGTGCTGATGTCCTCGATCTCGTTCCTGATCCTGTCCGGCACCACCAATATCGAACCATCCACGACAGTGTGGACCGTGATCTGGATCGTCACCGGCGTCCTCGTGCTGTTGATGATCGCGCTAGTCGTGACCGAAGCAGCGCTGCTGATCCAGGCCCGCGCCCAGAAGCAGGCCGGCGCGGGCATGCAGATCCGTATGGTCACCATGTTTGCCCTGGTGGCCGCTATTCCCGCGGCGATTGTGGCCGTGGTCGCGACCATCGCCCTGAACCAGGGGTTAGACCAATGGTTCTCCGAGCGCACCCGCCAGATGGTGGATAGCTCGCGCCTCGTCGCGCGCTCCTACATGCAGGAGCACGCCCAGGTGCTGCGCGACGACGTAATCTGGGTGGCCACCGAACTCGAGCAGGCCCATGGCACGTTCGAGGAAGACCGCGACCGCTTCCAGCGCATCCTGACCGCGCTGGCGGTGACGCGGTCGCTGCCCTTCACTTCGCTGGTCAATGCCGAGGGCGAAACGCTGATGCGCGCCCAGATCGCCGTGCAGGGGGCCTACCCGAAGCTGCCGGACGGCATCACCCAGGGACTGGTGGAAGGTATCCCCGCGGCCATTTCGCCCGGGCGCATCAACCTGGTCGGCTCGGTCATCAAGCTGCGTGGCTACGAGGATACCTATCTGTTCGTGGCTCGGCCGATGGAAGCCGAAGTGCTCGAATATATGCGGCTGACCGACGAGAACATCACCGAGTATCGCGAGTATGCGTCCAACCGGCTGGTGTTCCAGATCACCTTTACCATCATGTATGTGGGCTTGGCGGTGGTGCTGCTGCTGGCGGCTCTGTGGATCGGCATCGCATTGGCCAATCGCTTCGTCGACCCCATCAGAAACCTCATGATCGCCTCCAACCGCGTCAGCAGCGGCGATCTGGATGTGCAGGTTCCGGTGCAGGAGGGCAGGGGCGACCTGCGTGATTTGTCCAACGGTTTCAACCGTATGACGCTGCAACTTAAAAATCAACGTGAGGCTCTGCTCACCGCCAGCGAGATGAACGAAAAGCGCCGCCAGTTCACCGAAGCGGTGGTGGAGGGCGTGTCGGCCGGCATTATCGGACTAGACCCCTATGGCGCGGTGACACTGGTCAATGCGCGCGCCTGCGAAATGCTCGACCGCGATGAAATCGACCTGATGGGTGAGCCCATCGAGAAGGTCATGCCGCAGCTGGCGCCGACGCTGGAGCGCGCGCGCTCGGCCCGAAGGGGCCAGGTGCGCGACCAGATCCAGCTCGGCAACGAAACCGATCGCCGTACCTACCAGGTGCAGTTGACCCGCGAAGGGTCCATTACCGAATCCAAGGGTTATGTGCTGACCTTCGATGACATCACCGATCTCGAGTCCGCCCAGCGCACCAGCGCCTGGGCCGACGTGGCGCGGCGTATCGCCCACGAGATCAAGAACCCGCTGACGCCAATCCAGCTTTCGGCCGAACGCCTGCGCCGGCGTTACGGCGCGCGGCTGGAAGACGACCGCGACGTCTTCGACAAGTGCATCAATACCATCGTCCGCCAAGTCGGCGACATCGGTCGCATGGTCGACGAATTCTCTGCCTTCGCCCGCATGCCAGAGGCAGCGCCCGAAATGGCCGACCTGTCCGATACGGTCCGGCAGGCTGTATTTCTTGAAAGCGTCAGGCTTCCGGAGATCAGCATCCATACCGATTTGCCCGCGGATGCCATATATGCGTGGTTCGACAGCCGCCTGATTTCGCAATCACTCACAAATCTGATTAAAAACGCAGTTGAAGCATTTGAATCAATTCATATATCCGAAGATTGGAAGCCCAAAATCCTCGTCCAGGGACAGATCGAGGGCGCTCACGCCCGCATTTCCGTCTCGGATAACGGCAAGGGTTGGCCCAAGGAGAACCGGCAGCGCCTGCTGGAGCCCTATATGACGACGCGGGAGAAGGGCACGGGCCTTGGCCTCGCAATCGTCGCAAAGATCATCGAGCAGCATGGCGGCATCGTGGAGCTGGTCGATGCCGAACCTGACGAAACGGGCAGGGTGGGCGCTTGCGTGACCTTCACACTGCCTTTGCAATCACCGAACAAGACGTCGGATACGAAGGACTCGGCTGAGCCGGAGACCCAATCCGTCAAACAGGAGGAACCGTTGGCTCAGGCCGCGGTTCACAAGTAA
- a CDS encoding sigma-54-dependent transcriptional regulator: MALDILIIDDEDDIRDLIAGILEDEGFETRQAHDADSGLNEIARRRPSLVFLDIWMQGSRLDGLQLLDVFQSQHPDMPVVMISGHGNVETAVSAIRRGAYDYIEKPFKIDRLLHITQRAMEATRLRNEVAELKERSATKSADMVGTSPALQQIRGIIEKSAPTNSRIFISGPSGAGKGLVARLIHQRSPRAEAPFVEINASLYAPEEVPVVLFGREAREKTGILKVEVGALEKAHGGTLYLSEVTTLPQATQAALLRTLVENRFNRVGGTQAVPIDVRIISASSQNVAAQIDAGEFRSDLFHRLSIVPLPMTPLKERREDVPPLVSVFIEQVCRMHNLQRMTVGEDAIAVLQAQEWPGNARQLRNSIERLLILMKDQQPDDGVITAAMLPSDIGEVLPTVGDTDASAHLMSLPLRDAREVFERQYLLAQIERFGGNISKTAEFVGMERSALHRKIKSLGL; encoded by the coding sequence ATGGCACTCGACATTCTCATAATCGACGACGAAGACGACATCCGCGACCTGATTGCCGGCATCCTGGAAGACGAAGGTTTCGAAACTCGTCAGGCGCACGATGCCGATAGCGGGCTCAACGAAATCGCGCGACGCCGCCCCAGCCTGGTGTTCCTGGACATCTGGATGCAGGGCTCACGTCTCGACGGGCTACAGTTGCTCGACGTGTTCCAGAGCCAGCACCCGGATATGCCCGTGGTGATGATCTCTGGCCACGGCAATGTCGAAACCGCCGTTTCGGCCATCCGGCGCGGCGCCTATGATTACATCGAAAAGCCCTTCAAGATCGACCGGCTGCTGCACATCACCCAGCGGGCCATGGAAGCCACGCGGCTGCGCAACGAAGTAGCCGAACTCAAGGAACGTTCTGCGACCAAGAGCGCCGACATGGTCGGCACCTCCCCGGCCCTGCAGCAAATCCGCGGCATCATCGAAAAATCAGCGCCGACAAACTCGCGTATCTTTATTTCCGGCCCATCAGGGGCAGGGAAGGGATTGGTCGCCCGCCTGATCCATCAGCGCAGCCCGCGCGCGGAGGCACCCTTCGTCGAAATCAACGCCTCGCTCTACGCGCCTGAGGAAGTCCCGGTGGTGCTGTTCGGCCGCGAGGCACGCGAGAAGACCGGCATCCTCAAGGTTGAGGTCGGTGCACTGGAAAAGGCGCATGGCGGCACGCTCTACCTGTCGGAGGTGACGACCCTGCCGCAGGCGACACAGGCAGCTTTGCTGCGCACCCTGGTCGAGAACCGCTTCAACCGCGTAGGCGGCACCCAGGCCGTGCCGATCGACGTGCGGATCATCTCTGCCAGCTCGCAGAATGTCGCGGCCCAGATCGACGCTGGCGAGTTCCGCTCGGACCTGTTCCACCGCCTGTCGATCGTGCCGCTACCGATGACGCCGCTCAAGGAGCGCCGCGAAGACGTACCGCCTTTGGTCAGCGTCTTCATCGAACAGGTATGCCGCATGCACAACTTGCAGCGCATGACCGTGGGCGAGGATGCTATTGCTGTGCTGCAGGCGCAGGAATGGCCGGGCAATGCCCGGCAGTTGCGCAACTCCATCGAGCGGCTTTTGATTCTGATGAAGGATCAGCAGCCCGACGACGGCGTCATCACCGCCGCGATGCTGCCTTCGGACATCGGCGAGGTGCTGCCCACGGTCGGCGACACCGATGCCTCCGCGCACCTGATGAGCCTGCCGCTGCGCGACGCCCGCGAGGTGTTCGAGCGGCAATATCTGCTGGCGCAGATCGAGCGGTTCGGCGGCAACATTTCGAAGACGGCGGAATTCGTCGGCATGGAGCGCAGTGCTCTCCATCGCAAGATCAAGTCCCTAGGCCTCTGA
- the hfq gene encoding RNA chaperone Hfq, with protein MPSEKQQNLQDSFLNHVRKQKVPVTIFLVNGVKLQGVITWFDNFCLLLRRDAQSQLVYKHAISTIMPGAPIQLFDPEQNHDSD; from the coding sequence ATGCCCAGCGAAAAACAACAAAATCTCCAAGACTCCTTCCTCAATCACGTGCGCAAGCAGAAAGTTCCGGTCACGATCTTTCTCGTGAACGGTGTAAAACTGCAGGGCGTGATTACCTGGTTCGACAATTTCTGCCTGCTGCTGCGCCGCGATGCGCAGTCGCAGTTGGTCTATAAGCACGCCATTTCGACCATCATGCCCGGCGCGCCGATCCAGTTGTTCGATCCTGAGCAGAACCACGATAGCGACTAA